Genomic DNA from Candidatus Koribacter versatilis Ellin345:
GCAGCAGTACCGCAAGAATATTTCGTACGCGCGGTATGCGGCGGGTCACATGGTTTATCTGCCGATGGATGGGCTTGCGAAGATGAAGAAGGACTACGACTCGTTCCTCGATCAAACCGCGAACCGTCAGTAATCTCTGCGTGAGAGGGTGGCGCGGCTCCGGCCGCGCCATTTTTGTTAACCCGCGAATTTCGGTAGGTTTTCGCGGTCTCGGTTCCGCGATTGCCGTTCTTCGATTTCCGAACGAAGCCCGCGCAATTCACGGCGCAACGAGAGCGCAAGCTCTTCCAGTTCGGTGCGGTCGGAATCTCTCAAGCCTGCCGTGTCTGCCCATGAGAACGTAGCTTCCACGTACTCCTGAAGCCGCTCGAGTTCCGGATAAGTCGGTGGAACCACGACAGGTGCGTGGATGGCGGCGCTGATTCGAGTCGGCGCAGGTGCAACCGGCATGATCCGCCCAGAGGCCGCTGCCGTCTTTGCCTGGTGGCTAAACCGCTCGCCGACAAACTCGCGCATGCGATCGGCCTCAACGCTCGACGGAAACTGGAACTGCAGTCCGATCCCCATTCCAGGGAACGACGTGCGAACCATCGCCGGGATGGTCAGGTTATCGGGCTGAACAAAAACGTGACGTTCAGTTTGCTGCCGACCTTGATCGGAGAGCGCGACTCCACGTAGCAGCCCCCGTCGCTGACGTCGGTACAACGCGACCACAGGTTCATCTCGGAACCTTCCATGCGTACCTGCACTCCCATATCGCACTTGTAGCGCGCGGCCGCACGCCGCTCGTTCTTTTCGCCACCGCCGCTACCGCCTCGACGGCGCTTTACGCCCGCTTGTTCATTCGCGTCGATGACGACCGCTGGTTCCTCAATGGCAAAGATGTTGCGTGCCGGTTCCATGCACTCCAGACCCACTTGTCCCTGGGTGGGCGTGCCTTTCTGGCCGAACCACTTCACGCGATACTTCGCCTTAGCGATTCCCTTCTGGATGCCAACCACGTCTCCGCTATTCAGCGCCACGTCAACATTGGAGAGGAGTACGCCATTGCGCGAGATGTTCAGCGTCGCGACGTTCGCGCCAAAAGGTTTGCCGTTGGCGTCCATACCGTAAATACGCACCGGCACGATCGCAGAGATTCGTGCCTCTTTGCGGCTGGTCGCTGTCAATTTGTCGTCGGAAAAAACCAAGCTATTCGCTGCCTTTGGGCCAGAGAGTTAGGTCTGTCGAATGTTTACTCAGGGCGATTGATCAAATTTTAGGGGAGGCAGGCAGGTAGGGGTATGCCACAAACGGCGGTGGATGGTACCCAAAAGTCCCGAAACGGGAGACGCTCCGGGACTTTTTCTAAGAGGAATCGCTTATTTTGCGTTCGCAGCTCGCGCTTGCAGATAGAGATCCACGTTTGTCTTGTCAACAACTGAGGTGCCGGTATCGACAAACGCTGGGAATGGCGAGAACGAGTCGAACGAGTAGTCCTTGGTGAGATCTGGCTTTCCGTGATGTATCTCATCGAGGGCCTTCAGTCCATAAAACGCCATGGTGTAGGGCTTCTGCGCAATGGTCGCATCCACCACGCCTGACTTAATGAGGTCGAGTGTAGCGGGATCAACGTCCATTGCAATTACCAGCCGGTCGGTTACGTTTTCGCGTTTCAGCGCAAGCGCGACATCCTTCGCCGACGTCGCCTCCAGGCAGACGAAGGCGTCGATTTTCTGAGCATCTTTGGCGCCAGCATAATGCGCGGTGCGGTCAAAGGCATTGCCGGAATCACCTTTGATGTTCACGACCTCCACGATCTTGATACCGGGATTGTCAGAGAGAACGTCTTTATAGCCCGCTAACCGTTCGTCGAGGTTCGGTTGGGGCATGGTGAAGAAGACGACATTGCCCTTCCCGTGAAGCTTCTCGACCAGGCGTTTTGCGCCGAGCGTACCGGCTTGGCGGTTGTTGGTACCGATGAAGTAAAGGCGCTTGCTCTTCGGGGCATCGGAATCGATGGTGAGGACGGGAATGCCTGCGTTAATAGCCTCGTCAATTGCCGGTTGCATCAGCGAAGCATCGGCGACGGACACCAGGATGCCGGAAGGTTTCTGTGCCGCAGCATTGCGGAACTCCTGCACCTCCGCTTGGGGATCATAGTTTTCAGGACCGCGGACGTCCCATTTCACGCCGTATTGCGCAGCGGCTTTGGTCAGGCCCGCCTGCGCGGTCTTCCAATACTCAACCTTCGAATTGACCGTTACCAGGATGTACTTCTCGTCGTTGTCATGCTTGGCACAGCCGGCAAGGAGACAGGAGGCTGCGGCAATAAGTGTCAGAGCGATTTTCTTGGGTGCGGACACGTGAGCCCTCCTTGGCAGTACGGAAAGAGTCGTCCGAATCTCGCGCCAAATATGGTGCGCGTATGGTCGCAAAGAGTCAAATGCGGCACGCGGAAATTCCGGACAAGCGTATCCGCGTCATTGCCCTAAAGTGGCGTTTAGAATAGGCCGCGATGAAGAAGCGGCCGATTTCAATCACCATCGTGAGCTGGGTTTACATCGCGGCAGGATGCGCCGGCCTGATCTATCACGCTCCCGAATGGAAGACGCCAAGCGCCGAGCACTGGCAAATCGTATGGGTTTCAGCGGTGCGACTGCTGGCAGTCGTGGCGGGGATCGCCATGCTACGCGGCCAGAATTGGTCGCGATGGCTGACGATCGCATGGATGGCCATCCACGTCGTGATCAGCTTATTCAATTCGTGGGAGCAGGCAGCGATGCACGCGGTTCTGCTCACGGTCGTCATATGGATATTGGTCCGGCAGCCCGCGAGAGATTACTTCTCCAAAACGCCAGCGTAGCTACATTTGCTTCAATAGCAGTACACCCAACATCACCATCCCAACGAACACCAGCGCGCAGATTCCGAAGAAAACGATCGCAACTCCCCGCGCTCGCTCCGGCTTTGGCGGAGTGATGCCGATGGTCACGAAGATTCCGCGCAGCAACGAATAGATCACGGTTTCGTCACCTCAGCGTGACCGTGGAACAACTCCACGATGGCGTGGTTGAGTTTTGTTCTCAGTTCATAACGGACGTTGGCGCGAGTGATGTAGCGGATTACGATGCTCACGCCGGAACCGGTGGAGCGGATATCGATTGCAGGCGCCGCTGAAAATGCCTTTAGGCCGCCAGCGCCGCGAGTGGCGCGTTCCCACTCCTGTTGCGCCATGGCCACGTCAGGAGCGGTTGCTTCCGAGACGATGTTGCGAACATCTTCCGAGACCCGGTACGGGTCTTTATCCGCAGGCACCAGCAATTGCATCTCGTCCCACAGCCACTGGCCGGTGGTGGAGAAGTTGAAGTAATGGCCTTCGATGGCGAAGCTGTTCACGAAGGCGACTTTTCGTCCCGTCGGATGGCCCGGATCGCTCCAGTTGCCGGTTTCAAGAATGACGGTGCGAAGAATACCGATCTCCACAACTTCGCCGCCGATGCCGTTAATCTCCACCCAATCGCCGACGCGAATACCGTTGCGCCCCATCAGCACGAACCATCCGAAGAAGGCGACGATAAAGTCCTTCATCACTACAGTCAGCCCGGCGCCGGCGAGGGCAATCACGGTCGAAAGCTGGCTCGGTGGCCCGAAGATCACAAGCAGTATCAGCAGCGCTCCGCCCACTTGCAGGGTGAAGCGCAGCGCCATCTGCATGGTGCCGGCCTTGCGACGGTCTGACTCGTGATAGAAGTGCGTCACCAGCCCTTCGGCAAAGACGACAGCCAACACAATCAGCAGGATCCAAATCAGCGAAAGTACCAGCGCATGCGTCGCGCGCTGCCGGTAACTCAGAATCAGGCCGCCCCAGTCGCCGAACTCCTGCGCGAGCTTTTGTTCGGCCTCGATACGCTTGTTGTAGTCGGCGAGCATCTGGCGCTCGATTGCCTGCCGTTTCAACGTGGCCAGAGCTTCCGTGTGGGAACCAAGAGAGGTTGGTGCTTGTGAAATCTGCTGCTGAAGCTGATCGTGTTTGCGAGTGAGGTCCTGGACCCGTCCGAGAGCACGGTCCTGGGCCTCCCGAAGCTTCGTCAGGCGGTCCTGTAGGCTCCGCCAACTCGAAACTTGACCGATAAGGTTCCCCGGCACGGAGAAGGAAGCGTTCTTCGCTGCGTCGGGTACGCCCGCATTGTCCTGTTGCACGGCTTGGTACTCGTCGCGCATTTGTTGAATACGGGTCTGGCGATCGCCGCCGGCACGTAGCAGCGCCTGCTTGGCTTCGTCGAGTTCATCCTCCGTGACCGCTTGCTGGGCTTTTGCGGTTTCGACCTGCTCGGCGATTTCGTCCTGGTCGGCGCCATTGTCGGGCTTCGCCAGCATGTCGCTGAAGCCCTTTACGATCTCCTTGTCGGTCGCGAGCTGGGCGTCGAGCTTGGTAATGCGGGCGTCGATCTTCTTGACTTCGGGGCTCTCCGGTGGCGGATTAAGGTCGGCATCGCGCAGCGCCATCGAGAACGCCAGGTCAACAGAACGGTCCGCGAGGCGTATCGATTCCGTGGCGTAATCCACTTCGTCTGAGGTGGTCGCGGTACGTGCGCAGACGCGGGCCGCCTGCAATGGGCTCTGGTCCACAATCTGGGGCTGATCAGGGACGCGACCCGGCTTCTTCGGCGCCAGGGCGTCGGTCGGGGAGGTCTGGAAGTAGCCAACGACCGCCGCAAGAATCAGCAGCAGCAGGAAAACTAGGGCGATATTTCTTGCCGATTTCAGCATGAGAATTGGACGACGATTGGCGTGGTAACAATATATGCTGGGTTGCTAAAGTAATAAATGTAACGCGAGCGAGTTCCAGACAAGCGAAACCGGCTTTCCCCTGTACCGGGTTATAGCACTTCCGTTCGGAGGGGTGAAACGTTAGTAACTTCTCGCCGATAAAACCATCGGTTATTCTCGACGCACGCACTCCGGAGATCTATGAAGTCGTCCGATTTGGTCACAATTATCGTCGTGATCGCGCTGGTGGCGGGCGGTTGGTATCTTGTGACCAACCACAAAGCTGCCGCCGAAGCGGGCTATTATGAGCCGCGTCCGGACTACTTCGACAACGATCCCACTTCGATGCCGGCCGATTGGACCGGATGGGACGCGAAGGTGGATGTTTTCATACATCACAACACCAACCGCCCGGCCTGCGAGGCACTCGAGTACGGCTGGATCGCCTGGCGCGACCATACGCCGGTCGTAGCTCGCAATGCGCAGTCTGGCTCAAAGCGCATCCTGATCCGCACCGACCACCTCGATAATCCCAACGACTTCAACCGGGTTCCGCCGGTCCAGCTTCCCTACGATCGCGGCGTGAATATCGACGTTTCCACCCGGCTGCAGCGCAGCCAATATCTGGTCAATTGGGCGCACAAGTACGGCTTCCGGTTCTCGCCGAATACTCCCACGATGTGGCGCGATTATTACCGTCAATTGAAAGAGAATCCGGGAGCGGTGGTGATCGTTCCGG
This window encodes:
- a CDS encoding PilZ domain-containing protein, with product MVFSDDKLTATSRKEARISAIVPVRIYGMDANGKPFGANVATLNISRNGVLLSNVDVALNSGDVVGIQKGIAKAKYRVKWFGQKGTPTQGQVGLECMEPARNIFAIEEPAVVIDANEQAGVKRRRGGSGGGEKNERRAAARYKCDMGVQVRMEGSEMNLWSRCTDVSDGGCYVESRSPIKVGSKLNVTFLFSPIT
- a CDS encoding substrate-binding domain-containing protein; this encodes MSAPKKIALTLIAAASCLLAGCAKHDNDEKYILVTVNSKVEYWKTAQAGLTKAAAQYGVKWDVRGPENYDPQAEVQEFRNAAAQKPSGILVSVADASLMQPAIDEAINAGIPVLTIDSDAPKSKRLYFIGTNNRQAGTLGAKRLVEKLHGKGNVVFFTMPQPNLDERLAGYKDVLSDNPGIKIVEVVNIKGDSGNAFDRTAHYAGAKDAQKIDAFVCLEATSAKDVALALKRENVTDRLVIAMDVDPATLDLIKSGVVDATIAQKPYTMAFYGLKALDEIHHGKPDLTKDYSFDSFSPFPAFVDTGTSVVDKTNVDLYLQARAANAK
- a CDS encoding mechanosensitive ion channel family protein, with the protein product MLKSARNIALVFLLLLILAAVVGYFQTSPTDALAPKKPGRVPDQPQIVDQSPLQAARVCARTATTSDEVDYATESIRLADRSVDLAFSMALRDADLNPPPESPEVKKIDARITKLDAQLATDKEIVKGFSDMLAKPDNGADQDEIAEQVETAKAQQAVTEDELDEAKQALLRAGGDRQTRIQQMRDEYQAVQQDNAGVPDAAKNASFSVPGNLIGQVSSWRSLQDRLTKLREAQDRALGRVQDLTRKHDQLQQQISQAPTSLGSHTEALATLKRQAIERQMLADYNKRIEAEQKLAQEFGDWGGLILSYRQRATHALVLSLIWILLIVLAVVFAEGLVTHFYHESDRRKAGTMQMALRFTLQVGGALLILLVIFGPPSQLSTVIALAGAGLTVVMKDFIVAFFGWFVLMGRNGIRVGDWVEINGIGGEVVEIGILRTVILETGNWSDPGHPTGRKVAFVNSFAIEGHYFNFSTTGQWLWDEMQLLVPADKDPYRVSEDVRNIVSEATAPDVAMAQQEWERATRGAGGLKAFSAAPAIDIRSTGSGVSIVIRYITRANVRYELRTKLNHAIVELFHGHAEVTKP